In a single window of the Aquarana catesbeiana isolate 2022-GZ linkage group LG13, ASM4218655v1, whole genome shotgun sequence genome:
- the LOC141117479 gene encoding serine protease inhibitor A6-like, which yields MKILLLLQLFISLVLAAHTSKQDRAHNTNHLSKSEESDVSECQMNFAVRIFQQHFKGFGPIPPSNLVLSPISIYTTLSMLALGARGTTRDEIFLTLGLDETTKDKVLNQGNRKILQALSQKTKDVKFKLGNEIFTDQSVSISEEYQEDVAHYYNASFHSISFSDPQNAAKIINKIVSDRTDHKIKNVVQNLDSKTLMVLLDYAVFRGKWYTEFDKKLTEKGTFNVNQEKKVVVTMLKRPGLYKAYRDHKTGTFIVKVPYAGDLSLLLFIPQLGGLRHFRNSLNAPMIKKYLRLMQSSTLILYIPKISFNQPIDLQHDLSVMGMRKMFSETDANFSGMSMNKKMSVSNIYHQSYFSIDEEGTEARGATAVQLNVDLPSPIVMADRPLIFMIYHKVAKTILWIGQIIDPSQ from the exons ATGAAGATACTTCTACTCCTCCAGTTGTTCATTTCTCTGGTCCTTGCGGCCCATACCTCCAAACAGGACCGAGCCCACAACACCAACCATCTATCTAAATCAGAAGAGTCAGACGTATCTGAATGCCAAATGAACTTTGCCGTGAGGATTTTTCAACAACATTTTAAGGGGTTCGGACCCATCCCACCATCCAATCTAGTTCTTTCACCGATCAGCATTTACACAACTCTCTCCATGCTGGCTCTCGGTGCCAGAGGAACAACCCGCGATGAAATCTTCCTCACCTTAGGCCTGGATGAAACCACGAAAGACAAGGTGCTGAATCAGGGCAATAGAAAGATTCTTCAAGCGTTAAGTCAGAAAACCAAAGACGTGAAATTCAAGCTCGGTAATGAGATCTTCACAGACCAGTCGGTAAGTATTTCAGAAGAATACCAAGAGGATGTGGCTCACTACTACAATGCCTCCTTTCATTCCATCAGCTTCAGTGACCCTCAGAATGCTGCGAAAATCATCAATAAGATTGTGAGTGACAGAACAGACCATAAGATAAAGAATGTGGTCCAAAACTTGGATTCCAAAACATTGATGGTTCTTCTAGATTATGCAGTCTTTCGTG GTAAATGGTATACAGAATTTGACAAAAAACTTACAGAGAAAGGAACCTTCAATGTGAACCAGGAGAAAAAAGTCGTAGTGACGATGTTGAAAAGGCCAGGATTGTATAAGGCGTACAGAGATCACAAGACTGGAACCTTTATAGTGAAAGTGCCATATGCTGGTGACCTATCCCTTCTCCTCTTCATACCGCAACTGGGTGGTCTCCGCCACTTTCGAAACTCACTGAACGCCCCCATGATAAAGAAATACTTACGTTTAATGCAATCCAG TACTCTGATCCTCTACATACCCAAAATATCCTTCAACCAACCAATCGATCTCCAGCATGACCTGTCGGTTATGGGCATGAGAAAAATGTTTAGTGAGACGGACGCTAACTTCTCCGGGATGTCCATGAACAAAAAGATGAGCGTTTCAAAT ATTTACCACCAGTCTTATTTCAGCATCGACGAGGAAGGAACAGAGGCGCGGGGTGCCACTGCTGTCCAATTAAACGTGGACCTACCAAGCCCCATAGTCATGGCTGACCGTCCATTAATTTTCATGATCTACCACAAAGTTGCCAAAACCATTCTCTGGATCGGCCAGATCATAGACCCGTCTCAGTAA